In one Agathobacter rectalis ATCC 33656 genomic region, the following are encoded:
- a CDS encoding DUF2634 domain-containing protein: MSQPLFPVVEVPDFISEDSQYDTQYKRSMKWNTELGDFVRDGAHRIKECDGKEAFAIWCFKIAQTERYRCLAYPDSIGTEMERAMDNDDEKTVESMVERTITDAIMVNPRAENVRDFQFTWEGDQMHVTFKVKGSNWDEEIEISL; the protein is encoded by the coding sequence ATGTCACAGCCACTATTTCCGGTTGTTGAGGTACCGGATTTTATCTCGGAGGACAGCCAGTACGACACTCAGTACAAAAGGAGTATGAAGTGGAACACGGAACTGGGAGACTTCGTGAGAGATGGGGCGCACCGGATTAAGGAATGCGACGGCAAAGAAGCCTTCGCCATTTGGTGTTTTAAGATTGCACAGACAGAGCGGTACCGCTGTTTGGCGTACCCCGATTCAATCGGTACCGAAATGGAGCGTGCCATGGATAACGACGATGAAAAAACTGTTGAGTCCATGGTGGAAAGAACAATCACAGATGCAATTATGGTAAATCCCCGGGCAGAAAATGTCCGGGATTTTCAATTTACCTGGGAAGGCGATCAGATGCACGTAACCTTCAAGGTAAAGGGTAGCAACTGGGATGAAGAAATAGAGATTAGCTTGTAA